The Phycisphaeraceae bacterium genome includes the window CCCTCTGTGCCAACGTCGTGTGAGACGGCCTCCTCTGGAAATGTCTGTACCGAAGGGCGAGAATGGATCCAGACGTGCCCAAGCCATCCCCAGGTCCCGCTCCTGACGACGCCGCTGCCGAGGCTGCCGAAAAGCGCCGCGGCGTGAGCGGTGCCGCCGTCGAGAGCGCGCCGCGCAGAAGGCGCCGCAAGTTCCCCGCATCCGAGAAGCTGCGCATCATCAGGGCAGCTGACGCTGCGCTCGCGAGCGGCAAGCGTGGCGCGCTAGAAGCCCTGCTTCGTAAGGAGGGCATCTACGGCTCGCATCTTTCGACGTGGCGCCAGCAGCTGGGCGCACACGGCATTGAGGGGTTGGCATCGCACAGGCCGGGGCGCAAGCCGAAGCTCGACGACAAGGATCGTGCGCTGCTTGCCGCCGAGAAGCGGAACGCCGTGCTCGAGCGGAAGCTGCGGATCGCTGAGGCGGTCATCGAGCTCCAAAAAAAAGCGCATGCGGTGCTGGGGATCGCGCTACCAAACCTGGACGAGGTCGACTCATGACGCTCGTTGAGCATCGCGATCCAAGCGTCTCGGTTGTGGTGGCGTGTGCCGCGTTGGGCATCAGCCGGGCTACGCTCTATCGCAGCCGCCAACCTGCGCCGTCGCGGGCGAGGTCGACCCAGCGACCACCGAGTCCGCGCCGACTCAGCGAACAGGAGCGGCAGCGGATCCTGGACACCCTGCACGACAGCAAGTTCGCTGACCAACCGCCAGCGGAGGTCTACGCAGCGTTGCTTGAGCGAGGCGAGTACATCGGCTCGATCCGCACGATGTACCGCGTGCTGGCTGAGGCCGGCGAAGTTCGAGAGCGTCGCAACCTGCGCGCGGCCCAGACACACGCAGCCCCGTCGCTTACGGCTACGGCGCCCAACCAGGTGTGGACGTGGGACATCACCAAGCTCGCGACAACCGAGAAGGGAAGGTTCCTCCAGCTCTACGTCATCATTGACCTCTTCAGCCGCTTCGTCGTGGGCTGGTTGCTCGCAGCGAAGGAGTGCAAGCACCTTGCAGCCACGATGCTTGGTGAGGCCATCACACGCCACGGCGTGGAGCCAGGACTCATCGTGCACGCCGACCGCGGCTCGGCGATGAGGAGCGATACGGTCGCCCAGCTCCTTGCGGATCTCGGCGCCTCGCGCAGCTTCAGCCGACCGCGCGTCTCCGACGACAACGCCTTCAGCGAGGCACAATTCAAGACGCTGAAGTACCAGCCCGACTACCCCGTCCGCTTCACCGGTGAGGACCACGCACGTGGCTGGCTCCAACCCTTCTTCGGGTGGCACAACGACGAGCACCATCACGCTGGCCTGGCGCTCTTCACCCCGGCGGACGTCTTCCATGGTCGCGTCGAGCAAGTCGCCGCGCGGCGACAACAGGCGCTCGACGCCGCCTACGCTGCACACCCCGAGCGCTTCCCAAACGGGCCACCAATCGCACGTCGCCCGCCCGATAAGGTTGAGATCAACCCCATCTCGCTGGAAGAAGGCCGCACCGACGGTGGAGGGGCGCAATCGAGACGCAGCCCCGCGCGAGCAGCGACCGATAACATCACCGTCAGCCCCGCTCACCATGCGCCCCTCGACCGGACGGGCGGGCCGTGTGGCTCCACGCCGTGCCCTGTGGACTTCGGTCCCCGCCGCACGGAGCTGAACCACATCGCCTCATAGAATTCGAGTGCCTGCTGTCTCAAACGCGTTGACACGTTCCG containing:
- a CDS encoding IS3 family transposase, which codes for MTLVEHRDPSVSVVVACAALGISRATLYRSRQPAPSRARSTQRPPSPRRLSEQERQRILDTLHDSKFADQPPAEVYAALLERGEYIGSIRTMYRVLAEAGEVRERRNLRAAQTHAAPSLTATAPNQVWTWDITKLATTEKGRFLQLYVIIDLFSRFVVGWLLAAKECKHLAATMLGEAITRHGVEPGLIVHADRGSAMRSDTVAQLLADLGASRSFSRPRVSDDNAFSEAQFKTLKYQPDYPVRFTGEDHARGWLQPFFGWHNDEHHHAGLALFTPADVFHGRVEQVAARRQQALDAAYAAHPERFPNGPPIARRPPDKVEINPISLEEGRTDGGGAQSRRSPARAATDNITVSPAHHAPLDRTGGPCGSTPCPVDFGPRRTELNHIAS
- a CDS encoding transposase, giving the protein MPKPSPGPAPDDAAAEAAEKRRGVSGAAVESAPRRRRRKFPASEKLRIIRAADAALASGKRGALEALLRKEGIYGSHLSTWRQQLGAHGIEGLASHRPGRKPKLDDKDRALLAAEKRNAVLERKLRIAEAVIELQKKAHAVLGIALPNLDEVDS